One region of Exiguobacterium acetylicum genomic DNA includes:
- the deoB gene encoding phosphopentomutase, whose translation MAQSFKRVFLIVMDSVGIGEAPDAEQFGDLGSHTLGHIARERNGLNMPNMAKLGLSHIEPIEGVSAEEAPLAAYGKMQEVSAGKDTMTGHWEIMGLRIDTPFRVFEKFPDDLIHRLEEFSGRKIIGNKPASGTEILDELGQEHVETGALIVYTSADSVLQIAAHEEVVPLEELYRICEYARDITRDDPYMLGRIIARPFLGEAGAWVRTANRHDYALKPFDRTVMNELETAGLDVISLGKIADIYDGEGVTDAIRTKSNMDGMDQLVKQLDRDFNGLCFLNLVDFDALFGHRRDPQGYGQALEEFDARLPEVFARLNEDDLLIITADHGNDPVHAGTDHTREYVPLLAYHKNGVAKPLGIRETFADLGATVAENFAVKMPAHGTSFLTEL comes from the coding sequence ATGGCTCAATCATTTAAACGTGTATTTTTGATCGTCATGGACTCCGTAGGAATCGGAGAAGCACCGGACGCTGAACAGTTCGGAGATCTTGGTTCGCATACGCTCGGTCACATCGCGCGTGAACGCAACGGACTCAACATGCCGAACATGGCAAAACTCGGTCTCTCGCATATCGAACCGATCGAAGGTGTCTCAGCTGAAGAAGCACCGCTTGCGGCATACGGAAAAATGCAAGAAGTATCTGCAGGGAAAGATACGATGACAGGACACTGGGAGATCATGGGACTCCGGATTGATACACCATTCCGTGTCTTTGAAAAATTCCCGGATGATTTGATTCATCGCTTAGAAGAGTTCTCAGGACGGAAAATCATCGGGAACAAACCGGCTTCTGGCACGGAAATTCTCGACGAACTCGGACAAGAACATGTTGAGACGGGCGCCTTGATCGTCTATACGTCGGCAGACTCTGTTCTTCAAATCGCAGCACACGAAGAAGTCGTGCCATTAGAAGAATTGTACCGGATTTGTGAATACGCACGTGATATCACACGGGATGACCCGTACATGCTCGGGCGTATCATCGCACGTCCATTCCTTGGCGAAGCAGGAGCGTGGGTCCGGACAGCGAACCGTCACGACTACGCCCTTAAGCCATTCGACCGGACGGTCATGAACGAACTTGAGACGGCAGGACTCGATGTCATCTCACTCGGTAAGATTGCTGATATTTACGATGGAGAAGGTGTCACGGATGCAATCCGTACGAAGTCGAACATGGACGGCATGGATCAGCTCGTGAAACAACTCGATCGTGATTTCAACGGACTTTGCTTCTTAAACCTTGTCGATTTCGATGCGTTGTTCGGACACCGTCGTGATCCGCAAGGCTACGGACAAGCACTCGAAGAGTTCGACGCGCGTCTTCCGGAAGTGTTTGCTCGCTTAAACGAAGACGATCTCTTGATCATCACGGCTGACCACGGAAACGATCCGGTTCATGCTGGGACTGACCATACACGGGAATACGTACCATTGCTTGCCTACCATAAAAATGGTGTTGCAAAACCGCTCGGTATCCGTGAAACGTTCGCTGATCTTGGAGCGACGGTCGCAGAAAACTTCGCCGTCAAGATGCCGGCACATGGAACAAGCTTTTTAACAGAACTATAA
- a CDS encoding purine-nucleoside phosphorylase, producing MTVNWNETRSFLESKMQAKPEIGLILGSGLGVLADEIENPIAIPYHEIPNFPVSTVEGHAGQLVFGTLEGKQVVAMQGRFHFYEGYSMDMVTFPVRVMKAIGVETLIVTNAAGACNEAFEPGDLMLITDHINFFGTNPLIGKNVDEMGPRFPDMSKPYDAELLRLAQETADELGIRVRQGVYFGNTGPTYETPAEVKMARMLGGDVVGMSTVPEVIVARHSDMRVLGISCVSNMAAGILDQPLHHDEVIETTERVRAHFLSLVRGSIKKM from the coding sequence ATGACAGTCAACTGGAATGAAACACGTTCGTTTTTAGAAAGCAAGATGCAGGCAAAACCGGAGATCGGATTGATTCTCGGTTCAGGACTGGGTGTCCTCGCGGATGAGATTGAAAACCCGATCGCGATTCCATATCATGAAATCCCGAACTTCCCAGTATCAACGGTCGAAGGACACGCGGGACAACTCGTCTTCGGTACTCTTGAAGGGAAACAAGTCGTTGCGATGCAAGGGCGATTCCACTTCTACGAAGGATATTCGATGGACATGGTCACGTTCCCAGTCCGTGTCATGAAAGCGATCGGTGTCGAGACATTGATCGTCACGAACGCAGCGGGTGCTTGTAACGAAGCGTTCGAACCAGGTGATTTGATGTTGATCACGGATCACATCAACTTCTTCGGTACGAACCCATTGATCGGGAAGAACGTCGATGAGATGGGACCACGTTTCCCGGATATGTCGAAGCCGTATGATGCGGAATTACTTCGTCTCGCACAGGAAACAGCGGACGAGCTCGGAATCCGTGTCCGTCAAGGTGTCTACTTCGGAAACACTGGTCCAACGTATGAGACACCAGCAGAAGTCAAGATGGCACGGATGCTTGGTGGCGACGTCGTCGGTATGTCGACGGTCCCAGAAGTCATCGTTGCCCGTCATTCAGATATGCGAGTCCTTGGGATTTCGTGTGTCTCGAACATGGCAGCAGGTATTCTCGACCAACCGTTACACCACGATGAAGTCATCGAAACGACAGAACGTGTCCGGGCACACTTCCTATCACTCGTTCGCGGTTCGATCAAAAAAATGTAA
- a CDS encoding PadR family transcriptional regulator, with amino-acid sequence MALRFALLGLLTQGEATGYDLSATFKKQMIHFWTAHHTQIYRELLKMEEAELVTSVHIVQEDLPDKKVYSITDKGRTELVEWLRTPNEFKPKMKDENLMRVSLLHLLPPEEAVAYLEESKRHHQFAVEMMQSWRHDHLENGATLGETLTSEYGLRMMLNYLDWCDWAIAEIKKNEANV; translated from the coding sequence GTGGCATTACGATTTGCACTACTCGGGCTGCTGACCCAAGGGGAAGCGACCGGTTACGATTTAAGCGCGACTTTTAAAAAACAAATGATCCACTTCTGGACCGCACATCATACTCAAATATACCGAGAGTTGTTGAAAATGGAAGAGGCAGAGCTCGTGACAAGTGTCCATATCGTCCAAGAAGACTTGCCGGACAAGAAAGTCTATTCCATCACCGATAAAGGACGGACAGAGCTCGTTGAATGGTTACGGACACCGAATGAATTCAAACCGAAGATGAAGGATGAGAACTTGATGCGTGTCTCGCTCTTGCACCTTCTCCCACCAGAGGAAGCAGTCGCTTATCTAGAAGAATCGAAGCGACACCATCAATTTGCCGTCGAGATGATGCAAAGTTGGCGTCACGATCATCTCGAGAACGGTGCGACACTAGGGGAGACCTTGACGAGTGAGTACGGCTTGCGTATGATGTTGAATTACTTGGATTGGTGTGATTGGGCAATCGCGGAAATCAAAAAGAACGAAGCAAACGTCTAA
- a CDS encoding NUDIX hydrolase, whose translation MSEQEMIMTVDRAGNLLGPRPRSEVHANGLWHETFHCFVYDPKRDVVLLQQRSEQKKDFPGMLDITAAGHLLANETVEDGVRELEEEIGLTCTFDQLIPLGIQEEEFRDASLWDCERCHVFLARSDQAIDAYVLQETEVKRLIAFSIEQFERIADMSIERIQDTTGEWFDRRQFVPHPSSYWRHVRQGIEQLRK comes from the coding sequence ATGAGTGAACAAGAGATGATCATGACCGTGGATCGAGCGGGCAACCTGCTCGGACCTCGTCCACGATCGGAAGTCCACGCAAACGGCTTGTGGCATGAAACGTTTCATTGTTTCGTCTATGATCCAAAGCGGGACGTCGTGTTGCTCCAGCAACGGTCTGAACAAAAGAAGGACTTTCCAGGAATGCTTGATATCACGGCAGCGGGTCACTTGCTTGCGAATGAGACAGTCGAGGATGGTGTCCGGGAACTCGAGGAAGAAATTGGTTTGACATGTACCTTTGATCAATTGATACCGCTTGGCATCCAGGAAGAGGAGTTTCGGGATGCGTCGCTCTGGGACTGTGAGCGATGCCATGTCTTTCTTGCTCGAAGTGATCAAGCGATAGACGCATACGTCCTCCAGGAAACAGAAGTGAAGCGATTGATTGCTTTTTCAATCGAGCAGTTTGAACGAATCGCGGACATGTCCATCGAGCGCATTCAGGACACGACAGGCGAATGGTTCGATCGTCGTCAATTCGTTCCACATCCTTCTTCTTACTGGAGACATGTCCGACAAGGAATCGAGCAATTACGTAAATAG
- a CDS encoding pyrimidine-nucleoside phosphorylase — MRMVDLIATKRDGGELATADIQAMVEGFTNGEIPDYQMSAMSMAIFYQGMSDREIADLTMAMVNSGDVIDLSRIHGKKVDKHSTGGVGDKISLIVAPLVASIGIPVAKMSGRGLGHTGGTIDKLEAFPGFDVELSEEAFVSQVNDIKMAIIGQTGNLTPADKKLYALRDVTATVNSIPLIASSIMSKKIAAGADSIVLDVKTGSGAFMKSFEDAKALATEMVSIGKSVNRKTVAVITDMDQPLGFEIGNANEVKEAIEVLQGKDVRDLKVIALTIASHMAVLGDFYPTFDEAYADLETRLGNGAALDVFKKFIAAQGGDASLVDDMTKALETKYEKTFVASKAGYVSEIIADEVGVAAMILGAGRATKADEIDHAASVTLHKKVGDRVEVGDVIATLRSNKETLDQAIEKMDHAYHISETRPAERPLVHAVIQ, encoded by the coding sequence ATGCGTATGGTAGATTTGATTGCAACAAAACGAGACGGTGGCGAACTCGCAACAGCTGATATTCAAGCAATGGTAGAAGGATTCACGAACGGTGAGATTCCAGATTACCAAATGTCAGCGATGTCGATGGCGATTTTCTATCAAGGAATGTCAGATCGTGAAATCGCTGATTTGACGATGGCGATGGTCAACTCGGGCGACGTGATCGACCTTTCACGTATCCACGGGAAAAAAGTCGATAAACACTCGACAGGCGGTGTTGGTGACAAGATCAGTCTGATCGTCGCACCACTCGTTGCGTCAATCGGTATTCCGGTTGCGAAGATGAGCGGTCGTGGACTCGGTCATACAGGTGGAACCATCGACAAACTCGAAGCGTTCCCTGGTTTTGACGTCGAGCTTTCTGAAGAAGCGTTCGTCTCACAAGTCAACGACATTAAGATGGCAATCATCGGTCAAACGGGTAACCTAACGCCTGCAGACAAAAAACTCTACGCCCTTCGTGACGTCACGGCGACGGTCAACTCGATCCCATTGATCGCAAGTTCGATCATGTCGAAAAAGATCGCAGCAGGAGCAGACAGCATCGTACTCGACGTCAAGACAGGTTCTGGTGCCTTCATGAAATCGTTTGAAGATGCAAAAGCACTCGCGACAGAGATGGTTTCAATCGGTAAGAGTGTCAACCGTAAAACGGTTGCTGTCATTACAGACATGGATCAGCCGCTCGGCTTTGAAATCGGAAACGCAAACGAAGTCAAGGAAGCGATTGAAGTCCTTCAAGGGAAAGATGTCCGTGACTTGAAAGTCATCGCCTTGACGATTGCATCACACATGGCAGTCCTCGGTGATTTCTACCCGACATTCGACGAAGCATATGCGGATCTCGAAACACGTCTCGGTAACGGAGCAGCACTTGACGTCTTCAAGAAGTTCATCGCAGCTCAAGGTGGCGACGCGTCACTCGTTGACGACATGACAAAAGCACTTGAAACGAAATACGAAAAAACATTCGTCGCTTCAAAAGCAGGTTATGTCTCTGAAATCATCGCTGACGAAGTCGGTGTTGCAGCAATGATCCTCGGTGCAGGACGCGCGACGAAAGCAGATGAGATCGATCACGCAGCAAGCGTTACGTTGCACAAGAAAGTCGGCGACCGTGTCGAAGTCGGCGATGTCATCGCAACACTTCGTTCAAACAAAGAAACACTCGATCAAGCAATCGAAAAAATGGACCATGCGTACCACATCAGTGAAACGAGACCGGCAGAACGTCCGCTCGTTCACGCTGTTATCCAGTAA
- a CDS encoding S66 family peptidase, translating to MKPPRLQKGDKIAIVSPASAVAAYVPRRLARGIATLEKMGFEVVLMPNATAVHSHTAGTIGERLQDLHMAFADPSIKAIISTIGGFNSHQLLDELDYELIRNNPKIFVGYSDITALFAGIYQQTGLTTFVGPALLTQFGQFDGLDPYTEESFKRTFMQTEPIGRIEASEEWTDEVLRWDVADDRRREHQVNAGYTIIKTGVAEGPILTGNTGTLLLLAGTPYLPSFDGVVLMLEDDESETPETIDRYFTQLRHMGAYDKIAALVVGRFPRKVDFDPDFPLKDIILRATRGYDFPIILDADFGHTDPVTTLANGVRIRVEATDSVTLDVLEAAVE from the coding sequence ATGAAACCACCACGCTTACAAAAAGGGGATAAGATTGCCATCGTCTCGCCGGCGTCTGCTGTCGCAGCATACGTACCGCGTCGTCTCGCCCGCGGTATCGCAACACTTGAAAAAATGGGCTTCGAGGTCGTCTTAATGCCGAACGCAACGGCTGTTCATAGTCATACGGCAGGAACGATCGGGGAACGGCTGCAAGATTTACATATGGCGTTCGCAGATCCGTCAATCAAGGCAATCATCTCGACGATCGGTGGGTTTAATTCACACCAGCTACTCGACGAACTCGATTATGAATTGATCCGGAACAATCCGAAGATTTTCGTAGGTTACAGCGATATCACGGCACTGTTTGCGGGCATCTATCAGCAGACAGGACTGACGACGTTCGTTGGACCCGCGCTGCTGACGCAGTTCGGTCAATTCGATGGTCTTGATCCGTATACGGAAGAATCGTTCAAACGTACATTCATGCAGACGGAGCCAATCGGTCGGATCGAAGCGTCTGAGGAGTGGACAGATGAGGTTTTACGCTGGGATGTCGCGGACGACCGAAGACGAGAACATCAAGTGAACGCAGGATACACGATCATTAAGACGGGCGTCGCAGAAGGTCCGATTCTAACGGGGAACACGGGAACACTTTTACTGCTTGCTGGAACTCCATACTTGCCATCGTTTGACGGTGTCGTTTTGATGCTTGAGGATGACGAAAGTGAGACACCAGAAACGATTGACCGGTATTTCACGCAATTGCGACACATGGGTGCGTATGACAAGATTGCGGCACTCGTCGTCGGACGCTTCCCGCGAAAAGTCGATTTTGACCCGGACTTCCCGCTCAAGGACATCATTCTGCGCGCGACGCGGGGCTATGATTTCCCGATCATTCTCGATGCGGACTTCGGGCATACGGATCCCGTCACGACACTCGCGAATGGAGTGCGGATTCGTGTCGAAGCAACGGATTCGGTGACACTCGATGTGTTAGAGGCAGCCGTCGAGTAA
- the xerD gene encoding site-specific tyrosine recombinase XerD translates to MREQLEAFINYLVIERQMSANTAAAYRNDLNQYLQTLETAEVSSFEQVHRHHIVDHIERLLEARKSRSTVRRATSSIRSFHQYLVEERLATHDPSRHLDLPKPEKKLPVVWSQTDVERLLDSVVGVDPLTRRDAAMLELLYGTGMRVSELLQLKLNDLQLELGYLSCLGKGNKSRIIPMSTTSIESVRTYLDLARNSLGGQQTDDVFLNSRGDRLSRQGFWKMIKRRAKEAGIEKEITPHVLRHSFATHLLENGADLRVVQEMLGHADLSTTQMYTHVNKARLHDVYKKHHPRA, encoded by the coding sequence GTGCGTGAACAACTGGAAGCATTTATCAATTATTTAGTGATTGAACGGCAAATGTCCGCGAATACGGCAGCTGCGTATCGAAATGATTTAAATCAATACTTACAGACGCTTGAAACAGCGGAAGTTTCCTCGTTCGAACAGGTTCACCGACATCATATCGTCGACCATATTGAACGGTTGCTTGAAGCACGAAAGTCACGATCGACGGTTCGCCGGGCGACGAGCTCGATCCGTTCGTTCCATCAATATTTGGTCGAAGAAAGACTTGCAACACATGATCCGTCTCGTCATCTTGATTTACCGAAACCGGAGAAAAAGTTGCCCGTCGTCTGGAGTCAAACCGACGTCGAACGCTTGCTTGATTCGGTCGTCGGTGTCGATCCGCTTACACGACGAGATGCAGCAATGCTTGAGCTTCTCTATGGAACAGGCATGCGCGTCAGCGAACTGCTCCAACTGAAGTTGAACGATTTGCAACTCGAACTCGGGTATCTGTCGTGTCTTGGGAAAGGGAATAAATCCCGGATCATCCCGATGAGTACGACATCGATTGAGAGCGTCAGAACATATCTTGATCTCGCGCGCAACAGTCTCGGTGGTCAACAGACGGACGATGTCTTCTTGAACAGTCGTGGTGATCGTTTATCACGGCAAGGATTTTGGAAGATGATCAAGCGACGGGCAAAGGAAGCGGGTATTGAAAAAGAGATCACACCACACGTCCTGCGCCATTCGTTCGCGACCCATCTACTTGAAAATGGTGCCGATTTACGCGTCGTACAAGAAATGCTAGGACACGCTGATTTGTCGACGACACAAATGTATACACACGTCAACAAAGCACGACTCCACGACGTGTATAAGAAACATCATCCACGGGCGTGA
- a CDS encoding aldo/keto reductase — MSLGLGTMTILKRGQEEATAILRTALDAGITHFDTADVYANGAVESIIGQTFSQEDRSRLFLASKGGNRMNATGTGWTWDPSYDYLKQACLESLNRLETPYLDLYYVHGGTIDDDLDASIRAMEDLKAEGKIKEYGLSSLRPNVIEYWLEHSNFSYLMTPYSLLDRRIEELLPRLKEKNIQVVARGPLAKGLLTHESTSRLQSVDRFEQFDKETLEASLQKLQDFPLPALALQAIDQQVDIVLPGASSVSQLQANVQAMKESISQAQIDQALATLPVHHYTEHR, encoded by the coding sequence ATGTCATTAGGATTAGGTACGATGACGATCTTAAAGCGCGGTCAGGAGGAAGCAACAGCAATCCTGCGGACGGCACTTGATGCTGGAATCACGCACTTCGATACAGCGGACGTCTATGCGAACGGAGCGGTCGAATCCATCATCGGTCAAACCTTCTCACAAGAGGATCGCAGTCGATTGTTTCTCGCCTCAAAAGGTGGGAATCGGATGAACGCGACCGGAACCGGTTGGACATGGGATCCGAGCTATGATTATTTGAAGCAAGCTTGTCTTGAAAGTTTGAATCGTCTTGAAACACCTTATCTCGATTTGTATTACGTCCACGGCGGCACGATCGACGACGATCTCGATGCGTCGATCCGCGCAATGGAGGATTTAAAAGCAGAGGGGAAGATCAAGGAGTATGGTCTGTCATCACTGCGCCCGAATGTCATCGAATATTGGCTCGAGCATAGTAATTTCTCTTACTTGATGACGCCTTATTCGTTGCTCGATCGCCGCATCGAAGAGTTGTTGCCACGCTTAAAAGAGAAAAACATCCAAGTCGTCGCTCGTGGTCCACTGGCCAAAGGACTCTTGACACATGAGAGTACTTCACGCCTGCAGTCGGTTGATCGGTTCGAACAATTCGATAAGGAAACCCTTGAAGCGAGTCTACAAAAACTTCAAGATTTCCCGCTTCCGGCGCTTGCGTTGCAAGCCATCGATCAACAGGTCGACATCGTCCTTCCTGGCGCATCGAGCGTGTCACAGCTTCAGGCAAACGTCCAAGCGATGAAAGAGTCGATCTCACAAGCTCAAATCGACCAGGCACTTGCTACACTACCGGTTCATCACTATACGGAACACCGATGA
- a CDS encoding type 1 glutamine amidotransferase domain-containing protein, producing MRLEGKRIIQVVSNDFEDLELWYPVHRLREEGAIVDIVGEKADETYIGKYGVPIKSNKTFDEINPAEYDAILVPGGWSPDLLRRFDSVLNMVRHFDQNKQPIGQICHAGWVLISAGILKGVNVTSTPGIKDDMTNAGAIWHDEAVVVDGHIVSSRRPPDLPDYMRAFIQVMEEQA from the coding sequence ATGCGTTTAGAAGGAAAACGAATCATCCAAGTCGTCAGCAATGACTTCGAGGATTTAGAATTATGGTATCCAGTCCATCGCTTACGTGAAGAAGGCGCAATCGTCGACATCGTCGGTGAGAAAGCAGATGAAACATATATCGGGAAGTACGGTGTCCCAATCAAATCGAATAAGACGTTCGATGAGATCAATCCAGCAGAATACGATGCGATTCTTGTTCCAGGTGGTTGGTCGCCCGATCTGTTACGCCGCTTTGACTCTGTTTTAAACATGGTGCGTCATTTTGACCAGAACAAACAACCGATCGGCCAAATCTGCCACGCTGGTTGGGTGCTGATCTCTGCCGGCATCTTAAAAGGTGTCAACGTCACGAGTACGCCAGGGATCAAGGATGACATGACGAATGCGGGTGCGATTTGGCATGATGAAGCTGTCGTCGTCGACGGACATATCGTCTCGAGTCGTCGTCCACCCGATCTACCAGACTACATGCGTGCCTTCATCCAAGTGATGGAAGAACAAGCGTGA
- a CDS encoding NUDIX domain-containing protein yields MEEKTIEREVIYEGKVFDVEKHVVTLPNGNTSVRELVYHNGAVAIIAFDEQGDLIVVEQYRKAFESLSIEIPAGKLEKGEDPLDCAGRELKEETGYVAKELRHVFDFYGAPGFCSERVHIYEAVGLTAGDRQLDEDEFLENKTLKLEEALELVANGTIVDAKTIMAIQHWQIRTLK; encoded by the coding sequence ATGGAAGAAAAAACGATTGAACGTGAAGTGATCTATGAAGGAAAAGTCTTTGACGTCGAGAAACATGTCGTCACGTTACCGAACGGTAATACCTCGGTTCGTGAATTGGTCTATCATAATGGTGCCGTCGCGATCATTGCTTTTGATGAACAAGGTGATTTGATCGTCGTGGAACAGTACCGGAAGGCGTTCGAGAGTCTATCGATCGAGATTCCAGCAGGAAAACTCGAGAAAGGCGAAGATCCACTCGATTGTGCCGGACGCGAATTAAAGGAAGAAACAGGATACGTCGCGAAAGAATTACGACATGTCTTTGATTTTTACGGTGCGCCTGGTTTCTGTAGTGAGCGTGTACATATTTATGAAGCAGTTGGTCTCACTGCCGGTGATCGTCAACTCGATGAGGATGAGTTCCTTGAGAATAAGACATTGAAGCTCGAAGAAGCACTCGAACTCGTTGCAAACGGAACAATCGTCGACGCGAAGACAATCATGGCAATCCAGCATTGGCAAATTCGTACTTTAAAATGA
- the fur gene encoding ferric iron uptake transcriptional regulator, whose product MESRVERIKKQLSGKGYKLTPQREATVRVLLEHESDHLSAENVFLLVKEKNSDIGLATVYRTLELLTELEVVDKVNFGDGVSRFDLRQEGASHSHHHLVCIECGSVEEILDDMLEEVEKEIVSRFHFKIKDHRLTFHGVCRVCQERHAREALEQSQTQTV is encoded by the coding sequence ATGGAAAGTCGTGTAGAACGCATCAAAAAACAGCTAAGCGGTAAAGGATATAAGCTGACTCCCCAACGTGAAGCGACTGTGCGTGTCCTGCTCGAACACGAGTCGGATCACCTCAGTGCCGAAAATGTCTTTCTCCTTGTAAAAGAAAAGAACTCCGACATCGGACTTGCGACGGTTTACCGGACGCTCGAATTATTGACGGAGCTTGAAGTCGTCGATAAAGTCAACTTCGGAGATGGCGTATCCCGGTTTGATTTACGACAAGAAGGTGCGAGCCATTCGCATCACCATCTTGTCTGTATCGAATGCGGATCCGTCGAAGAGATTTTAGACGACATGCTAGAAGAAGTAGAGAAAGAAATCGTGTCCCGATTCCACTTTAAAATTAAGGATCACCGCCTGACATTCCATGGCGTCTGCCGTGTCTGCCAAGAGCGCCATGCTCGGGAAGCGTTGGAACAATCGCAAACACAAACAGTCTGA
- a CDS encoding CDP-alcohol phosphatidyltransferase family protein, with the protein MLDTRARKIVQPLFDQGATLFKKIGLSATQVTIISGIIGGATGFFVYNDMMGTAIVLLWISGMLDVIDGTMARKEKTTPIGTILDLVLDRIVELSVLIGLALRFPETQVVILLLVASFVIGMTMFLAIGAVSENYGYKSFQYQPGLVERTEGFLFLTAMILFPSAIIWIAIVFLIAELYTVGERFHQASKVLR; encoded by the coding sequence ATGTTAGATACGCGTGCGCGTAAAATCGTTCAACCCCTATTTGATCAAGGGGCGACCTTATTTAAGAAAATTGGATTATCGGCGACACAGGTGACGATCATCTCCGGCATCATCGGTGGTGCGACGGGCTTTTTCGTCTATAACGACATGATGGGAACGGCGATTGTCTTGTTGTGGATCTCGGGCATGCTCGATGTCATCGATGGAACGATGGCACGAAAAGAAAAGACGACTCCAATCGGCACGATTCTTGACCTTGTTCTCGACCGGATCGTCGAGCTGTCAGTATTGATTGGTCTTGCGCTTCGGTTTCCGGAAACGCAGGTCGTTATTCTGTTGCTCGTCGCATCATTCGTCATTGGGATGACGATGTTCCTTGCAATCGGAGCGGTTAGTGAGAATTACGGCTACAAGTCGTTTCAATATCAACCGGGACTCGTCGAACGGACGGAAGGGTTCTTATTCCTAACAGCGATGATCCTGTTCCCAAGCGCCATCATTTGGATCGCAATTGTCTTCTTGATTGCTGAACTCTATACGGTCGGAGAGCGATTCCATCAAGCTTCGAAGGTGTTGCGATGA
- a CDS encoding type 1 glutamine amidotransferase domain-containing protein translates to MARILIVSTSADDMNGHKTGLWFEEFAAPYNLFKDAGHDVTVTSIKGGDVPIDKASIVKEILPKFQDARRALHDTKALSEVDPASFDAVYFPGGHGAVVDFPNNPQVAGAIEAVIKKDGVVASVCHGPAAFAHVMIDGKPFVSGRQINGFTDEEEKSTGLEDKVPFLLETTLRGEGATFLTSDAGKEFAVIDGNVVTGQNPASSEAVAKLVLAKLATQA, encoded by the coding sequence ATGGCTCGTATTTTAATCGTATCAACAAGTGCAGATGACATGAATGGTCACAAAACAGGATTATGGTTCGAAGAGTTCGCAGCACCATACAACCTGTTTAAGGATGCAGGACATGACGTGACGGTCACATCGATCAAAGGTGGCGACGTCCCGATCGATAAAGCATCGATCGTCAAAGAAATCTTGCCGAAATTCCAAGATGCACGCCGTGCGTTGCACGACACGAAAGCACTCTCGGAAGTCGATCCAGCATCATTTGATGCTGTTTACTTCCCAGGTGGTCACGGTGCAGTCGTCGACTTCCCGAATAACCCACAAGTGGCAGGTGCCATTGAAGCGGTCATCAAAAAAGACGGCGTCGTCGCATCGGTCTGTCACGGTCCGGCAGCGTTCGCACACGTCATGATCGATGGCAAACCTTTCGTGTCAGGTCGTCAAATCAACGGCTTTACGGACGAAGAAGAAAAATCGACAGGTCTCGAAGATAAAGTACCATTCTTGCTTGAGACGACACTCCGTGGGGAAGGCGCTACTTTCCTCACATCGGATGCCGGTAAAGAATTCGCCGTCATCGACGGCAACGTCGTCACAGGACAAAACCCAGCATCAAGTGAAGCAGTCGCAAAACTAGTCCTCGCGAAACTGGCGACACAAGCGTAA
- a CDS encoding peptidylprolyl isomerase, with protein MQKTGHILLEDGNKIEFELFNDEAPITTENFENLANSNFYDGLNFHRVIPGFVSQGGCPIGNGTGGSGKTIPCETSTSYPHKHKAGSLSMAHAGRNTGSSQFFIVHEPQPHLDGVHTVFGQVTSGLEHAQKMKQGAGIKEIRVEA; from the coding sequence ATGCAAAAAACTGGTCATATCTTATTAGAAGATGGAAATAAAATCGAATTCGAACTGTTCAACGATGAAGCACCGATCACGACTGAAAACTTCGAAAACCTTGCAAACTCGAACTTCTACGATGGATTGAACTTCCACCGTGTCATCCCAGGCTTCGTCTCACAAGGCGGATGCCCAATCGGTAACGGTACAGGCGGTTCAGGAAAAACGATTCCTTGTGAAACGTCAACATCATACCCACACAAACACAAAGCGGGTTCACTCTCGATGGCACACGCTGGTCGTAACACAGGATCAAGCCAATTCTTCATCGTACACGAGCCACAACCGCACCTCGATGGCGTACACACGGTCTTCGGACAAGTGACTTCAGGTCTCGAACATGCACAAAAAATGAAGCAAGGCGCTGGCATCAAAGAAATCCGCGTCGAAGCGTAA